From Aegilops tauschii subsp. strangulata cultivar AL8/78 chromosome 5, Aet v6.0, whole genome shotgun sequence:
AAATGCTCAGCTCTCATCGTCTGCCTGTAATGATGGTGATGCTTCCCATGCCAGATGTGTATATGTTTGCTATTGTCCTGAAAACAGCAGCGGAAGGAAAATTTAGTGATGAAATAACAGTCAGAAGAAACTAATGAAAAAGCTCACAACCTCCATAGAAGGTATCAGGGTGTAACCTTTGAATAAAATGCTAATGTCACGTCTGTTTGCACACCACCAACTTCAACCCGGAAATCATGTTCGCTCCTACCATCTACTTTGACATCAAAACCAGGAGAAGAGCCATCTTCAGTCTGGTCACAGGTCACAAGGGGAACAATGAGTGAAGGTATTGGTCAAGTGTTACAAACTTGTGTTAGTATTCACACCTCAGCAAAGAAGCTTCCAAGGTTTTACAATTCGAAAAACCAAAAGTATAAGAGGTTCTGTGTGTTAATTAATCACCTCAATGAAGTAGCCTCCATCAGATCCATATGTAACCAATAATTTAAGGAGCTCATCACTCAACCCCTCAAGTTCTTCATCTAACTCAAATTCCATCAAACGCTTCGCAGAGTGATGCATCCTGAAAGGTGGACGGGTATACCATACTGAAAGCGTCTTGTCACCTACGAACAAACATATGTCAATATCAAGTATATTGCCAATGTTGTTTGAGTGACAAAACAAAAGGACaggcacatgacatacgaagggATTCTTCGGAGCTAATGTGATCCTTTTTACAAATGCAGGCAGCAGCCAAAATTGCACCAAGCTTAGCTGCATCATGTGCTTCACCGGAGGCCTTAGCAGAAGTACTTTGAAAATCATCTTTGTACCGCTCAATGAAATGTGTATCAACTAGGCCTCTTTCGAAGGCATTATGGCCTGCGAGTTCTTGAAGGAAAGCAACATTTGTAGGCAAACCTGCAATCTGTCTATTCATTAACTACAGCATGATAGGGACGGAATGATCAGAAGTACCACATCAGAATCCTTAAGTTGGCAGTTCTTCGCGAACGATAATGAGTAGTAAATTTCTAAGTAACTAGGGGCTCGTGGAAAAATTAATAATTAATCAGCAGATAGAGGAAACTAAAGGATAATAAGAAAATCTAAGAGACAAGACTTCTAAATAGAAGTGTAAATTAAGGTGATGGGCATATATACCTGAAAGTTTGACAAACAGTTCTTTAGCTTGACTAGTGCAGCATTGCGACTTTCACCCCAAACTACAAGTTTGGCTATCATGGGATCATAATGCATGCTGACAGCATCTCCTTCTTCGACTCCAGTTTCAACTCTTACTGATCAAGAATATGTTACCAATACCACACCGAAAAATAACTGGTAAAAAATTATGTCAATGGATATCTCCAAAAATTACCTGTTGGGGAAGACAGGACTGGTCGATAGTGATGTAAGGTTCCTGTTGCAGGAAGAAATCCTCTTGGAACATTTTCGGCGTATATTCGCGCTTCAAATGCATGTCCTGGATCAAGGTACACTGATGGTTAACAAATAGTTCTTACTTTAACTGGCATTATGATTTTTAACTGTTAATGGTACCAACATAAATATAGAACCTAAGATCACCCACATAATTTGAGTAAGTACATTAGAATAACTAATATTATTCATTTTACATAAATTAAGGTTAACAAATATTAGCTCAAGTATCAAGAGAAGACATTCAGATTATGTGCACCCTGCGCCCAGGGTTCGACTCCGAGCGAATTTCTGGAGCCTCACCCGGGTGGGCTCCGTCTATAAAAATATGTCCTGGGTGCTAGTGCCCACGGATCTCATATTTTTTATTCAGATTATGTGCGTATCTGTTAAATGCATAAAAGGTTCTGGTCTGCTTCTAGAGAATGTTTGGATTCCTTTTCTCTTCTGGATGATAAATAGATCCAATAAGCTAGAGAAGTGAACAGCAATAAGCAAGTGGATTTTGCTTACTCACTAATAGACCTGTTTAATGAGTTTAACCACAAATAAAGCATAAAACAATGCTTTCATCAACAGCATGATGTGCAGTACTATCAGGCTAACTGATAGAGATTGGATCTTCAAAGCATAACACAAATACGGCTACAAGAGATGGTTATGTGATGAAGCTTAATCATATATTAGCGTTGAGGATGAGAACATGAATGCTCTGCAGGGCTTACCGTTTAATGGGACCTGCTCCTGAGATAATGGCAGGCACTCTCCATTTGCAACACGTATTTGCCACTCCACAAGATCTTGACCAACGATCATCTCTGTTACTGGGTGTTCAACCTTCAAAGATCAAGGTGAATTTGAGAGAGGGAGAGTATGGAAGCTGGCACATACTTTTTTGCATTTAAGCTAAGCGTGGTTACAAGGCTATCCGTAATTCCATATACAGATGGAATAACATATGTGATCACTCAGGCTCGTCTGCTAGTTTTGAACATGTTATTCCACCTTTTTGCAGTTTTGGGTTTTACAAGGTACTAAAGCATCTACATGATCAACTGTCATAAACATAGTACCTGGAGTCGAGTATTCATCTCCATGAAATAGAATTCTCCTGAAAGAGTATCCACAATAAACTCCACTGTTCCAGCACTGTAGTAACCAACTGCCTTCAACACAAAGAATCCAATAAGTGACCCTGTGTATAAAATATAAAGATTAAACAGAATAACTATTGCAGAACATAGGGTGGAGGGTTTGGTAGCTTGAAAGTGTTAAATCAGGTACTGTTTCATAAATAGTGAATGAACTAAGCAGTGTAATGAACTGAAAACATAAGAGCATCAGATCAATATCTTCAATCACAGCATGCAATATTGTGTAGAAACATCAAGTATGTCACCTTCGCAGCTGACACAGCAGCTTCACCAATATGAGCCCGAAACTCAGTTGTCACATTTGGCTGCAGTCAATACATAAACCGTAAACGTTAAATGTTACTTTGTTTAAAGGGAAACAGTGGCATTGATAGGTAATGAAGCCTTACAGCTGGTGCTTCCTCGATGATCTTCTGATGCCTTCTTTGTAGACTGCAGTCTCTCTCGTAAAGGTGAATAGCATTTCCATGTTTGTCACAAAATACCTACATATTGAAATTGTGCCACATTAACCATTCATGTTTCTTTTGATCGTCTGAGTAGATCAATTTAGGCAAGCTGTTGCAATAAGTTTGTACAATCATAAGAAAAAGTAATCAAAAGAAGTGGTACCCATTAATAACACAGGGCATAAATTAAAACAAAATGGCAAGTATAAGTTCACTATAATTCATTATTCAGAATAGTGAATGCAAATATCATTCGAGTCTGATGGAGTGACAACTAACAAGAAGGAGCAAACAAATCAGTAGATATCAGACTGAAACTGCATATATAAATACTTGTTTGACTGTTCAGAGAGTACACAAATAGTAGTTTATATCACATCAACTAAGGACCTGCGCGCATTGAGAAAAGGATTGTGGAATGAATGAAATCAGAATGTTACCTGGACTTCTATATGTCTGGGTTGAGTAATATACTTCTCAATCAACAGTGTGTCTATACCAAATGATGCTGCAGCTTCACGTTGAGCACTCCGTACAGAATCCACAAAGTCATCAGGCCCTTGAACTATTCTCATCCCCTTGAACGCAAAGATCAAAGATCAAAAGAAGAACATAGAGAACA
This genomic window contains:
- the LOC109774757 gene encoding methylcrotonoyl-CoA carboxylase subunit alpha, mitochondrial, whose amino-acid sequence is MASRLLRLHHQLRRRRHHGTSPVPCRLLSSSSAPEPPLPSPTVEKVLVANRGEIACRVMRTARRLGIATVAVYSDADRAALHVRAADEAVRLGLPPARESYLNAAAIVDAALRTGAKAIHPGYGFLSESADFAQLCESEGLTFIGPPPSAIRDMGDKSASKRIMGAAGVPLVPGYHGADQDIELLKLEADKIGYPVLIKPTHGGGGKGMRIVQGPDDFVDSVRSAQREAAASFGIDTLLIEKYITQPRHIEVQVFCDKHGNAIHLYERDCSLQRRHQKIIEEAPAPNVTTEFRAHIGEAAVSAAKAVGYYSAGTVEFIVDTLSGEFYFMEMNTRLQVEHPVTEMIVGQDLVEWQIRVANGECLPLSQEQVPLNGHAFEARIYAENVPRGFLPATGTLHHYRPVLSSPTVRVETGVEEGDAVSMHYDPMIAKLVVWGESRNAALVKLKNCLSNFQIAGLPTNVAFLQELAGHNAFERGLVDTHFIERYKDDFQSTSAKASGEAHDAAKLGAILAAACICKKDHISSEESLRDKTLSVWYTRPPFRMHHSAKRLMEFELDEELEGLSDELLKLLVTYGSDGGYFIETEDGSSPGFDVKVDGRSEHDFRVEVGGVQTDVTLAFYSKDNSKHIHIWHGKHHHHYRQTMRAEHLLDDSSQPSQASEGRSHPKGSVLAPMAGLVVKVLLKDGVHVENGQPVMVIEAMKMEHVVKAPRAGYIEGLKATAGQQVFDSSALFTVKDKSTS